DNA from Sulfodiicoccus acidiphilus:
AACGATGAGGGAGGTTCCAAGGTTATCGAGGCCGAGGCGTCGCTCTGTCCCATAGCTGCGGCAACGATGGGGGTGAAGAACCTCATGGATCTAGCTGGAGTGCAGCTCGACGATACTGTGTTCACTAGGTTGATAGAGGGTATAGACTCGGTGCAGGCCAGGTTCGGAGAACTGAGGAGGGACGCCCAGTGGTACGCCGAGGTGGATGGGACGATTCACTTGAAGTTCCTGAAGGCCCTGGTTGCACCTCTAATCAAAAGCGTCTCACTCACAGAGGCCCTCCAACTCTGGTTTAACAGGGACAGAATCTCGGCCCCAGAGGAGCTAAAGGGTGCCTTATTGGACGTTCTAAGGGAGAGGCTTGGAGCCTCACCTTAACATTGTGTATAGAACGAACGCGATGGTGGCTAGGGCCACCGCTATCCCCACCACCTTGGAGGCCCGAGTAGGCACGTAAGTGAGCGCAATGGCCAAGACGTACATCAGAGAGGAAGATATGACGATGAAGAGGGCTATGTAAACCGAACCTAGCAGGAGACCCGCTTCAGCCGCCAAAACGGCCACCAGCACTTTTGATGGAGTAAGAGCCAACGCACCCTGGGCTACTCCCATCCCTCCTCCCTTCACTTCGAACTCCTTTCCAGAGATCTCCTCAACTAGGAGCAGGACTCCCACACCTAGGCCTATCAAATCGCCCGCCACCTCTAGCACCCTCACGAAGCCGAAGAGTAGTATTATAGGTATCGCTACCATTGCGAATCCTAGGCCATGTCCTAGAGAGAACTTGAGGTATTCCCTCTTGGAAGCCATGGTCTTCATTGTAGCTATGTGGTCGGGTTCGAGAGCGTGAGCAGCTCCGAGGCCTAGCACTAAAAGGAGTACGCCTGGAGAGGCAGCGAGGATGACGAAGGCCGTCAACAACGTCGTTCCTAACCACCAAACACCTGTATCTGGAGAGCGTGTAAAAATGTTTCTGGTGTCTAAGGTTTTACTTAACGGGGGTTGAGGGAGCCAAAGTCCCCTCCCTAGGAACGGCCCCCTCATGGAAACGTCTTTATGGGATGTTGGGAAACTGTAATCCGTAACCTTGTCCTTGAGAATCGGGTACCCTAGGGACCCGGGGAACTCAATGGAGGACGAACGTCGTAACCTCCCTTCCCCACGGTTTACAGAACCGTTAAATGGAACATACGCTACCAACAGTGATCGAGGTCGTTAGAGGAAGAGTGGTGGTGAAGATGGGGTAAGTTCACCTTCCACCACCCCTTAGGACGGGGAAGAAGCTGGAATTAACTATGACTTCCTCATTTCCGCTCTCCTTCCAATGGCTCAGCACCGTTGTGTTAAGGCCTTACCCTCCCTAGAGGGGGAAAAGGACTACTTTCAACACGTCCTTTGGGCGGCGAGCAGGGCGTTTAGGTGAACTAAGTCTTGCGCTTCCGTTAGTCCAGAGTGGTGAAGTTCACCTCGGCGAGGTACTGCATACGCCTTTTGTACTTCAGCTAGTCTGATTCACTAAAAGCTCTCTCCGAAACCGCTCAGTGAGAGTCGAACTACGGTAGTCCTCTGACTTCATCGTTAGACACAGCAAGTCCCCAGCGTCACGGGAGAAGAGTACTCCACAGGGGGAGCAGAGCAGATGAAGGTGCAAGAGGAAGAGGAGGTGGTTATTCTTGTCGCCACGTTTCAGAGGGGGCTGTCAACTAACGAGATACCCTTTGAATCGCCCCCTTTGTAACGGTGGGCACACCGATTTAAGCCAGAACGCGCAGTACTCGTAACATGGAGTCCCAGAGACTTAGGGTACTAACGTTCACCTCCCTGGCTCACTTCGTGAACGATGGCACGTTTCTCCTGTTCCCTCTGTTAATGGTGTACTACAACACAGTCCTGAAGGTCAGTCTCGTCTTCCTCGGGGCCATGGCCGTGATCTACACCTTACTCTCTGGACTGCTCTCGCCTCCCATAGGGGAGTTCGCCGATAGACACGATTTGGACGCCGTCCTAGTTTTCCTTGGAATAGCGCTAGAAGCTGCGTCCGTAGGAGTTTTCGCAACCGCGTTCGTCTTCAGAAGTGCCCCCTACATCCTCATAACCCTAGGCGCAGTCGTGCTAGGTGTGGGACAGGCCTTTTACCACCCAATAGGAGGTGCTGTACTTTCAAGGACCTTCGGAAAGTCGTCTGGAAGGGCCTTGGGCCTTAACGGGGCCTTGGGTAGCGTCGGCAGATCGCTGTCTCCGTCCATCGTGACCCTACTCATAGTGGCGGCGGGTCTAGTCCTAGGTCTGTCCATCTTCACTATCTACATGTTCGTGGTGGCGGCTCTCATACTAGTGGGACTCAGGGTCTACAACAAGGGCTCAAGGTCTGCCGTTCGTGGGAGAGGAGAGAAGTTAGATAGGGGCTACTACAAGTTTCTCCTCATTTTAGGTGTTATAGTGTTCATAAGGAGCATGTTCATCACAGGCACCACAAACTTCCTCGGAGAATACATCTACCACATTTACCTTTCCAAGACCTTGGCTGGAATATTCCTTACAGTGGGATTTTTGGGGTCCATAGTGGGACAGCCCTTCTTCGGGTGGCTCACGGAGAGGAAGGGAGGACTCTTCACATTCACAGTAACTAGCGGCCTAGCTTTAGTGACTTTTTTCCTGTTCATGCTCGCTAGCAAACAGTTGGTCCTCTCCTCCCTCATCTACTCGATCTTCACCTTCGCCGCGTTCAGTGCCTTTCCTGTGCTTCTCGGCTACGTCTCGCAAGTCTTCCCGAAGAACTTCTACACAGTGGCCAACTCCTACGTTTGGGGCGTGGGTAACGTGGTGGGAGGTTCGGCCGGGACGGCGCTCGTGACAGCACTCATAGGAGTGGGTATGTCGCTCTACACCTCCTTCTACATCATGCTGGGACTCGCGGTGGTTTCAATGGCCCTGATACCCTTGATACCGAGGAGGAAGGGAAGTTTTTAGGAGGTAACCCACCTATACATTATGGGGAAATCGGCAGCGGATGTGATTTTGGACACCTTGGCCTCTGCGGGAGTGAGAAGAATATACGGGATTCCTGGGGACTCCATTGACCCTCTGGTGGACGCCCTAAGGAGGAACGACAGAGTCAAGTACGTTCAAGTGAGGCACGAGGAAGGAGCGGCCTTCGCCGCTTCAGCTGAGGCAAAACTTACCGGAGGTCCAGCAGCCTGCATGGGTACCTCAGGTCCAGGTTCCATCCACCTTCTCAACGGACTTTACGACGCTAAGATGGACCACGTTCCGGTGATAGCTTTGACAGGCCAAGTGGAAAGCGAACTCCTAGGCTCAGACTACTTCCAAGAGGTTAACATCGTCAAGCTCTTCGACGACGTGGCTGTCTTCAACCAGGCCTTGGTGAATCCCAAGAGTGCCGGCGCGTTAGCCGAGAGGGCGGTTAGGGAGGCAGTCACGAAGAGAGGAGTCGCCCACCTGAACCTACCTGTAGACGTCCTCAGAGAAGATGGAGGGGAACCTGTGAAAGAGGTCAAAATCTCCTTTCCACGCTTTCAGCCCGATCTCGACGAAGCTCTAGAGCTACTTAACTTGAGCGAGAGACCTGTAGTGATGATAGGGGGAGGTGCGAGGGGAAGCTCGAAGCTCCTAGACGAGTTCTCGGAGAAGTTGGGAGCACCTGTCGTTTACGCCCTAAAGGGTAAGGGTGTACTACCCGACTTAGACCCCAAGGTTTTGGGGGGAATAGGACTCCTCGGCACTAGACCGTCGGTGGAGGCCCTGAACAAGGCAGACCTCCTAGTGCTTCTGGGAACCTCGTTCCCCTACGTTAGCTTCCTGCCGTCTAGGTGTAAGGTAGTCCAGGTTGACTCGGATCCCTCCTCAGTGGGGAAGAGGGTACCCGTTCAAGTGCCAATCGTGTCGACGGTGGAGGAGTTCCTAAGGGCAGCCATCCCTAAGCTAAAGGAGAAGGAGGAGAAGTTCTATAAGTCTATGGAGAGGGCGAAGGAGGAGTGGCTCAGGGAACTTTCGAAGGAGGAGCAAAGCGATAGGAAACCCATGAAACCGCAGAGAGTCGCAGCAGCGCTGTCGAGGGCTGTGAGAGAGGACGCGGTGGTCGCCGTTGACACGGGTAACGTGACCATGTGGGGTGCTAGGAACTTCAAGGCCTCGGGTAAACAGACGTTCCTCTTCTCTGCCTGGCTAGGCTCCATGGGTTTCGCCACGCCGGCTGCGGTCGGAGCTGCTCTCTCCAAGGGGGGTGAGGTGGTAGCGCTGGCAGGTGACGGAGGATTCGTGATGACCATGACAGAGCTCATAACCGCGAAGAAGTACTCCCTCCCAATCAAGGTCGTGGTGTTCAATAACTCTAAGCTCGGAATGATAAAATTCGAACAGGAGGTCATGGGGTATCCGGAGTGGGGGGTGGACCTCTACAACCCAGACTTCGAGGCGCTGGCTAAGTCTATAGGTGCTGACGCCCTGACTATCGAGGACCCGAAGGACTTAGACTCTGGAGTGAGGGAGATGCTCTCCTCAGAAGGACCGTTCCTCCTCAACGCCGTCGTTGATCCTAACGAGAGACCGATGCCGCCTAAGATGACCTTCGCGCAAGCTAAGAACTACGTCATTTCGCTGTTCAAGGAGAGGCTGGAGCCGTCGTGAGAAGTTGAAGGTAGTTGTGTTAGGAGGAGGGTTCGCGGGACTGGCGGCTAAGTACTACTACAGGGACGCGGTCCTAGTGGACAGATACGATTACCTTACCATGACTCCAAACCTAGTGGACGTAGTGGTGACCGGCAGGACCGAAGTAGCCATGGTCCCGAGGAAGGTCGACGTGAGGGCAGAAGTGTTGAAGGTGGACATAGATGGCAAGAAGGTGGTTACAGACAAGGGAGTATTCGACTACGATAAGCTCGTGTTGTCCTTAGGTTACGAGCAGGACCTCTCCAAAGTTCCTGGCGCGCGGGTTAACGCGTTGAAACTTGAGACTCTAAATGACGCCTTGACCCTGAGGGCTAAGATAGAGAGAGCCAAGAGGGTAGTGATCGTAGGTGGCGGCGACTTAGGGGTCGAGCTGGCCGGGTCTACTGTGGAGCTGGCCTCTCGACTTAGGGGTAGGGAGGTTACATTAGTGAATCACGGAGAAAGGCTACTTCCTCACATGCCTCCTAGAATATCTAGGAAGGTGGAGGATCTCCTTTCCTCCAAGGTGAGGCTCCTCCTCGGTCAGAAGGTTGAGGAAGTGAGGGAAGGAGAGGTTGTCCTGAAGGACCAGGTCCTTAGGACTGACTTGACAATTTACGCCGGAGGGTTGAGGGGACCTCCGATCTTAAGCAACTTACCACTCTCTCGAAGGGAGGGGAAGGTGTTGGTGAGGAGGAACCTGTCGTCTGTGGACAGGGACGACGTATACGCAGCAGGAGCGTGCGCGGACGGGATTCCATCAAACGGCCAGGCCGCCATCGACTCTGGGAGAATAGCGATCAGGAACGCCGTAGGTGAGGGTTCTGAGGAGTACAAGCCTCGCCCTATCGTGGACGTGGTGAAGGTAGAAGAAGAGTGTTTCGGTGCGATCGGGGAGGTCCCTCTGAGTGGAGGTGTGGGCTGTCTCCTCAGGTCTCTTGCTTACTTCAACGTTATGAGGATGGCCGGTTTGTTGAACCTCCGCTGACGGTCGTAGATCTGAAATAGGCTAAGTAGAGTTTGGCTCCGTGACTACATGGGAACTCTCCACATTCGCACCAGCCGTCCACTACAGCGTGCCCCCTTAGGAGGAGAACTACTCTATATCCTCTGGTGGCACATCTGGCCGGAACTATTCCCTCAACGTACCGTAGGTCGTCCGTAGAAACTACTCGGCTTCAGGGTAAATAAGCCATCACTGCCCAACTTCTATGGTAAGGATTACGTCGCTGGTCCGTCTTTCACACCGTTCACAAGTTTGCAATCCCCTTGCTTGTGGGTGAGGCCTTGGACCAGTCATGGCTCGTGGGATCCTTCCTCGGGGGTAAGGATGCTTCTATAAAAACATATAATGTCCATTACTAGTGACAGTGACTTAGTTTATCTAATGAGGAGGTTGAGGGGCGGAAGACCCCACCCGCAAGGACGGATAGCTCCCTTATAGTTGAATATTTCTTTTTCTAAATTCTATTAATGCCCGACGTAGGGTTACGCTTTAGAGCATACACAGACGGGCAAACGTCGAGAACGTCGAAAGCCCGGTCGAGGTTAGCGAGCAAAGTGTATAACATCCTACGGTGGACAGATAGCAATTTCCATGAGGATGGAAATTGTCTTACCCGAACTGAGTTAAGGCAGTTATCTCTAGATGTCAGGAAACGAGACGAGCAATATCAACTGCTGTACTCCTAAGTAGTACAGCGAGCGGCAGAGCGATTTTACGAGGGGAAAGTTCTTTCGAGGGCTATCTAGATTTCCCGAAGAAAGCCCGCAGGTACTATTAGTGTACCTCAGTCAGGTTGGAAAGTACTATCAACAAAGGGCATTAGGGGTGGCAAGGAGGAAGACAATAAGAAAATGGCGATAATGCTATCGTACCTAGGCGTGCTAAAGGTACTTGTACGTGAAAACTTTTCCTTAGACGAGATCAAGAGGATCATAGTTAAGCTAGAACAGTCAGAGAGAATGTACGTGTCCTTTCCCGTAGAACGAGAGAATAGTGAACTGCCAGAAACTAACAAGGTCGTCGCGACAGATCTGGGTATAGAGAAGCTGCTGACAACCTTAGACGGTGAGTACGTATCCAACCCTAGACTTTATGAGAGGGCACTTGAAAGGGTTAAAGCTCCACACTACTCTCTAGGAATGTCTTCCTCTAAAATAACTGATTCAAGGCGAAGGTAGAACTAGCTAAGGGATTTGGCTAAACTTAATTAGAAGGGACAGAACGATATATCGGTATGTCCCCATCTCCCATGAGGAGGTATTTACCAGTGCTGACTTCGCTTTCTGTCCTCACAATGTACGTGGAGATGGTGGTTCTCCCCTCGCTTTACCATATCGAGACACAGTTCGATGTGAGTTCGTCTGAGGCCGCCTGGGTCCTTTCAGCCGAGACATTGGGTGGACTACTAGTTTCACCGGTGATAGGAAAGACGGCCGACGCCTACGGTAAGAAGAGGACGCTTCTGTCCATATTGGCAATCTACACGGCATCGGTGATCTTCACTAGCATATCTCCCAGCTTCGCTTTCTTGGTGGCTTTCAGGGCTATCCAGGGAGTTGGACTAGCAGTGAACCCCATAGCTTACACCATCTTGAGGGAGAACCTCGATAAAAGGGAGCTCCCAATAGCCCAAGGAATAATTGCGTCGACGTTCGCAGTGGGGGCAGCCGTCGCTCTACCCATAGGGTCCTTCATATCTCAGTATTACTCGTGGCAATTCGCTTACCAGACCGCAATTCCTATACTACTAACTATGTCCTGGCTCATCTTCAGATACATTCCGGAGTCTAAAGTGAGGGTGAAGGAGCCAACGGACTACCTGGGCATACTCTTACTTGGAGGGGCCTTCTTGTCTGCGGGGATCTCTTTAACTGAGGCTTCTTCCTGGGGATGGCTCTCCCTCAACACTCTCACCGGTTTCCTCCTAAGTGCGTTGTTCCTAGTGGCCTTCGTGAAGAGGGAGAAGTCGACTGATACACCCTTCATAGAGCTCTCTGAGCTTTCCAATCCAAACGTGGCGGTCCCCTTAGTCGCGTCCTTCGTCAGTGGCTTTGGTCTCTTCCTGATGTTCCAGTCGATAATTTACTTGTTCGAGCTCCCCAAACCAGAAGGGTTCGGAATGGATATAATCTCAACCGGAATTACGCTCGCTCCAGTTAGCCTGATAATGTTAGTAGTTGGGCCTTTGTTCGGTAGGCTTTCGCTGAGGGTGGGCATAAGGCCGATCCTACTCCTCACCCCGTTGGTGGCCGCCCTGGGTTCGCTTCTCTTGGGAATCGAATCGTTGAGTTACTCACTGACAACCTACGACGTAGTAGTTCTCATGTTCCTTTCCATGGTGGGCATAGGAGGAATGACCATCTCCAGGATCACCTTACTCATGGTCTCGACTTCGGAGAAGAGACTTGCCACAATAACAGGGACCAACACCTCGATGAGGTTGATGGGGAACACCTTGGGACCGGTCCTAGCTAGTTCGCTGATGGACACCTTCAAGGTCCCAATTTACGAAGGTATGGTGAGAGGAGTGCCATTGTTTGTATTCCTTCCAGGGAGGGAAGCGTTCTTCCTGATTTTCGCGACGTCGGCGATTTCCTCGCTGATTACGGCCGCAATTTCGACCAGAATCAAGGAGGTGTACAAGCGATCCGAACTTCAGAGGGATGGACCTCGGACAGTCAATGAGAGCTCAGTCTATACTCGCGTCCGGGAAAGTTAGCGGGAGAGTTCCCAGGACAGTTGTCCGGAATGGTTGGGGGAACCGAAGAACCCGCGTTTTCCATTTGGGTAGATTACAATTCATTCATCTGATCCGTCTGAAATTAAGAGAAGCTCACAGGATTAGAAGGACGTCGTTTTAATCAATTTAGTCAAGCTCCTGTCCTTGAAGGGTAGGGGATAGTTTCCACCTACCCGTGGTAGTTAGAAAGGCCTGGAGCGTGAACTACCCTGCCCTAACGGACGGGGCTTCCTGTTTCAAAGCCCCACCTTGCCAACGGTGGAGGGCTCCACGGGCACTGAGGGTCGTTCCAACCCCGATCTCAGTCCTCGGTGTCCCAAATGGGACTAACGATTGGAGCAGAGGCCGTACCACATAGACCCTCGCTTTAACCGAGGCGTCTCAGTGACGCTTACTCCGTTAGTAACTGTCATTAATATTGTAATCTGCAAACTCACACTTAACTGTTTCTATGAGGGGGCCCATCTCCACCCTCACGGGAGGGGTCTTCCGCCCCCTCAACCCCCGTTAAGATAAAAATTATGCTGGAGGAAAAAATTATGGAGGATGAGCCAAGTGGGCTGGGACGGCCTCTCCTGCTATGAAGACGGCCAGTAGAGAACCTAGGAGGAGCGTCAGCCAGAAGAGTATCACTAACACGTTAAGGCTGGGATTGACTCTACTCAGTTGGCCTGACGCAACGCCCCTGACCAGCAACATGTAAGGGAAGCTCAGTATTCCCGCTAACCCATAGAATAAGTAAAGGAGAAAGAGAGCCAGAGGCTCCTGTGTGAGTCCGAGCTTGAACCCCTCGTATCCGTAGAAGATCGCCATTAGTCCCACAAGCAAAGCAGCTAATCCTACGTAGTCCAACTGTAGCGTTATACCCCTATAGAAAGCTAGGCCGGCTGCAATTATAACTATTCCGCCCAAGGACAGGACATCGTAGAAGAGAATATTATAGCTCCCTGGCAATGGCCACGTGAACTGTCCAAACAAACTGGTGATCAGTAAGTACGCACCCACCAATATTGTGGGGACAGAGGCGTAGTAGATCTCTCCCACCAACTCCTGCCTCCACTGCTCCCCTCCCTTGGTTCCAAGGCCCTTTCTATATACGAAGAATGCTTTGGTGCTAGCGTAGAGGACGATTAGACCCGCAAATGCTAACGCGAACAATTGAGAGGTTAACAGGTCGACGAACATGTTAATTCCATATCTAAACTCTCATGGCAAAGATATGAACTCTGTGTTGAAGGTATTTACTTTATATACTTGGAAGTCCCGCTCTTCTCTTTTCAAGTCGACAGAGGCTTTCGATTTCCGGAGGACCCTCTACGTAATCCATCGCAAAAGCCTTTTTAATCTCTATAACAAGATTAAAGGCATGACTAACAGGTGTGAGTTGGGGGTAACCCAGAAGGGGTGATGAGAGTGTTCCAGAAGATTTTGGTGGGCTACGATGGATCGGATAACGGGAGAAGGGCACTGCAGGCGGTGGCAGAGTTGGCGAAGAAGTTCTCTTCCAAGGTGTACGTTGTGGAGGTGGTGGACGAGGCCTCCCTCTACGCCACAGGCATGCTTCCTCCGACGTCCGTAATTGAGGAAATGTGGAAGAAAGCTAAAGCCGACATAGATCAGGCGATAGCGTCGCTTCAGGGGATCGATGTTACAGGAGACGTAGTGTCAGGTTATCCTCCCTCGGCGATCACGGACTACGCTTCGAAGGTGGGAGCTGACCTAATAGTGGTGGGAAGTAGAGGACTCTCGACCTTCAAAAGGATACTCCTAGGTAGCGTCTCTACTGCAGTGGTACAAGAGTCTAAGGTCCCAGTGTTGGTAGTCAAGTGAGTTCCGTTCGGTGAGGATCAGCTAACTATCGCTGAGCATTTCACAGAATAAACCGAGGAAAATCTGAGAGCCCTCAGTTTACCTATTAGGAAGTTATTTTCGCATTTTAGCGTCGTTTCAGGGAAGAAGTTTTCGTGCTCGAGGAAATTAAAACTCGTATTTAGACTTCAGGAGAAGTTCTTTGTTTGGAGTTTAATTATAGACCCTCACTTATGCGAGTCATTGACGTTGGCCGGCCTACGATTGTCAGGCACGTGTATACCTAGACTGATTCAGGCTCGTATATAAGGAATTGTCGATATGCGACAACGTGGTCTTTCAACCTTGTGAACTACCCCGCCCTCACGGACGGGGCATCTCGCGGTGGGGATTTCCTGCTTCCCGGAGGGACCTCGATCTCCTTACGTAGCGGAGGTTCAGTGGAACCTTTCTGTGAAAATCGTGGAAGGGGGGTCACGGAGGGTTTCCTCTCCACTGGCGTGAGTTCCCCCAGCCCCTAGGGTGCGACCCAGCTCTCACAGTAGAGGTCGTAGAAATAGTATTTTGACAACCGTAAAGAGGTTTACATAAGGGGGCTGTCCGTCCCCACGGAAGGGGACTTTCGCCCCCTCAACCTCCGTTAAGTTAAACCCTCTTACGTGAGCAGCTGTCCATCTTAACCTGGGAAGTTTTAACCACTTTTAGTTCTAAATATCTATAATAAAATGATAAAATTGAGAAGAGTTTAACAATATTTTTAAAGGGGACTACTTAACAACCCTGTGAAAACCGACGTATTGGTGGTTGGAGCTGGAGGTGGAGGTTATCCTGGTGCCTTCAGGCTATCCCAAGCAGGAATGGAAGTCCTCATGGTTGACCCGAAGGGAGAGCTGGGCGGGAACTGTCTCTACTCTGGCTGTATTCCCTCCAAGACGGTCAGGGAGCTGGCACAGCTCCATTGGAGAAACAAGAGGCTTCTGGGCTCGCAGGATAATCTTGACTTCGGCAAGATCCAAGAAAGGAAGGACGCAGTCCAATTAACGAGGTTCGTCCAGCATAGGGAAGAGCTAGAGGCCCACAAGGGAGTTTCGTTCGTTAAGGGAGAGGCGAAGTTCCTCGACAACCACAGGGCCATGGTCCAGGGACAGGAAGTAGAGTTCAGGTACGCCATAGTGGCGACGGGAAGTACTCCCTCCAGACCACACTTTCCAGGCGCTGAACTCTGTCTCACCAGTGACGACCTTTACTCCTATAGAACAACCTTCAGGAATCTTCCACAAGAGATGTTAATAATAGGAGGAGGATACGTAGCCCTCGAGACGGCGACCTTCTTCAACGCCCTAGGTTCGAAAGTCCACGTGTTAGTTAGATCTGATAGGGTACTAAGAGGCGTGGATCCTGACCTAGGTGCTCTCCTAATTCGGTTGCTGGATTCTAATATCGACATCAGGTACAACTCGCCCATCCTCGAAGTCTCCAAGTTAGGGGAAAGATACGAGGTGTGGTTCTCTTCTTCAGGGAAGAAGGATAGACTAGTCGTAGATGCTGTGGTCGCGGCCACCGGCAGAACTCCTGTAGTACCCGAGGGACTACAGAAAGTGGTAGAGGTTAGTCCGAAGGGTTATATTGAGGTGAGTGACTCCATGAGGACGAGTTCCCCAAACATCTTCGCCACAGGAGACGTCAACGGACTGGCTCCCTACTTCCACGCGGCAGTAAGGATGTCTGTGGCTGCGGCCAACAACGTCATGTCTGGCAACATAGATTCGGATAGAGTTGATGTTAGAGGAATACCCGTCACGGTTTTCACAATACCTCCGGCGTCCTACGTAGGACTCACCAGGAGTCAGCTGAGGGCAATGAACGTTTCCTTCGTTGAGGCATCCTATCAGCTGGGAGACGACTCAATGGCCCAGATGTACGACGAGAGGGGAGGAGAGGTTAGGTTGTTCTTCGAGAAGAGCTCCCTTAGATTTCTAGGGGCGTGGGTGGTGGGAGTTCATTCTGGGTTCCTGATAAACGAGTTGACTCAGGCTGCCGTTAACGGACTCACGGCGAGGCAGATGTCAAATGTCGCTGAGCAACACCCTACCACGAACGAGGCTATAGCCTACGCCGTAAGGAAGTTAGTCTAGAGTACCCTTGGAAGGGCTGCACCTATTTAACCCTGTCCGCCCCACACGACTAAAAGCGACACTTTCGTCCAGTTGTAGCTACACGAGGGTTCTTTAACGATTAGTAGGGACCTTCCAAGGGAGGTGTTTCAACTTCTCCTGAGACTGTTTATACATTAGACAACTACCTCTCTGGGGGGACTTTTCCACTCATGGCCCTCACCTATGTTCTCTGGTTCAAGGAACTCTCCTCACTCCAGTTTCTTAGGAATCCCCAAGAATAGAACGAAGGTCCCTAACGCCAGTTCCTTGAAGACCTGGACGTCGAAGAACTGACACAACTTACTTCTGTACCGATCGTTCGTGTCGTTCCTCACATACATCTTGTATATATACAAGTAGTCTTCAGATTTCCCCCCAGCTACTCTCGCCACCACCGGAAGAGCTAACTTCATGTAGGCCTTCACGTAGAACCTAAACAGGAAGTTCCTCGACTTACCCATGAATACAGCCCCCACGCTCCGCTTCGATACCCTGGAGAGCTCTTCGATGGCGACTTCGAAGTTGGAAGCTGCGTGAAGGGCGAATGAACTTACCACCGCGTCAAAAGCTCTGTCCCTAAAGGGGAGGGCCTCGAAGGAACCAACTACACGCTCCACTTCGACTAACGATTCTCTCAGCATCTCGACGGAGTAGTCTAGATCAACTAAAGTTGCTTTGAGTTTCCTCGCTATTAGGAATGATAGCTCTCCCCTCCCGCTTCCCGCGTCTAGAACCACATCGCTCCGGTCCAACCTGTCCCCTACCAGCTTCACCAACTGAAGTCTCCACCTCACGTCGTTCCAGAACGATAGATATGCGTTCACTCTGTCGTAAGAAGTTGGAAGTCGATCGTATACCTCTCTCAGTTCCTCCTCGTCCACTTCCACGCCTCGACTTTTGAGAAAGAGATTATTATCGTTTAAACGTTGGACGAAACGTACTTTAACGGGCTAGAAATCTTAAGGATTAACCCGTTTTACTTTTAGCTTCGCCGATGAAAAACTCTAAAACGTGAGGAACTCGTATCCCTTTCCAGCCAGTTCGGCGATAACTGGCCCAACCATGGTCAACTGTACGGAGGACACTGACTTGAGTGCGTCGGTGAGTCCGAAGGACTGTGCTACAACTTGACAGGCCAGAGGTCTCTCTCCCACAGCGTTTATCTGATCCAGCAACTTCATCACATCTGGGTCCCTCTCTGCCACCAGTTCTTCGCTGGGACCGAAGAAAATTACCTTCAGGTCGTCGAACAACCTGTTCTGCTTTCCTACAGCCGCCAAAGTAAGGGC
Protein-coding regions in this window:
- a CDS encoding DUF981 family protein, which codes for MFVDLLTSQLFALAFAGLIVLYASTKAFFVYRKGLGTKGGEQWRQELVGEIYYASVPTILVGAYLLITSLFGQFTWPLPGSYNILFYDVLSLGGIVIIAAGLAFYRGITLQLDYVGLAALLVGLMAIFYGYEGFKLGLTQEPLALFLLYLFYGLAGILSFPYMLLVRGVASGQLSRVNPSLNVLVILFWLTLLLGSLLAVFIAGEAVPAHLAHPP
- a CDS encoding thiamine pyrophosphate-dependent enzyme, producing MGKSAADVILDTLASAGVRRIYGIPGDSIDPLVDALRRNDRVKYVQVRHEEGAAFAASAEAKLTGGPAACMGTSGPGSIHLLNGLYDAKMDHVPVIALTGQVESELLGSDYFQEVNIVKLFDDVAVFNQALVNPKSAGALAERAVREAVTKRGVAHLNLPVDVLREDGGEPVKEVKISFPRFQPDLDEALELLNLSERPVVMIGGGARGSSKLLDEFSEKLGAPVVYALKGKGVLPDLDPKVLGGIGLLGTRPSVEALNKADLLVLLGTSFPYVSFLPSRCKVVQVDSDPSSVGKRVPVQVPIVSTVEEFLRAAIPKLKEKEEKFYKSMERAKEEWLRELSKEEQSDRKPMKPQRVAAALSRAVREDAVVAVDTGNVTMWGARNFKASGKQTFLFSAWLGSMGFATPAAVGAALSKGGEVVALAGDGGFVMTMTELITAKKYSLPIKVVVFNNSKLGMIKFEQEVMGYPEWGVDLYNPDFEALAKSIGADALTIEDPKDLDSGVREMLSSEGPFLLNAVVDPNERPMPPKMTFAQAKNYVISLFKERLEPS
- a CDS encoding NAD(P)/FAD-dependent oxidoreductase; protein product: MKVVVLGGGFAGLAAKYYYRDAVLVDRYDYLTMTPNLVDVVVTGRTEVAMVPRKVDVRAEVLKVDIDGKKVVTDKGVFDYDKLVLSLGYEQDLSKVPGARVNALKLETLNDALTLRAKIERAKRVVIVGGGDLGVELAGSTVELASRLRGREVTLVNHGERLLPHMPPRISRKVEDLLSSKVRLLLGQKVEEVREGEVVLKDQVLRTDLTIYAGGLRGPPILSNLPLSRREGKVLVRRNLSSVDRDDVYAAGACADGIPSNGQAAIDSGRIAIRNAVGEGSEEYKPRPIVDVVKVEEECFGAIGEVPLSGGVGCLLRSLAYFNVMRMAGLLNLR
- a CDS encoding transposase; protein product: MAIMLSYLGVLKVLVRENFSLDEIKRIIVKLEQSERMYVSFPVERENSELPETNKVVATDLGIEKLLTTLDGEYVSNPRLYERALERVKAPHYSLGMSSSKITDSRRR
- a CDS encoding MFS transporter gives rise to the protein MESQRLRVLTFTSLAHFVNDGTFLLFPLLMVYYNTVLKVSLVFLGAMAVIYTLLSGLLSPPIGEFADRHDLDAVLVFLGIALEAASVGVFATAFVFRSAPYILITLGAVVLGVGQAFYHPIGGAVLSRTFGKSSGRALGLNGALGSVGRSLSPSIVTLLIVAAGLVLGLSIFTIYMFVVAALILVGLRVYNKGSRSAVRGRGEKLDRGYYKFLLILGVIVFIRSMFITGTTNFLGEYIYHIYLSKTLAGIFLTVGFLGSIVGQPFFGWLTERKGGLFTFTVTSGLALVTFFLFMLASKQLVLSSLIYSIFTFAAFSAFPVLLGYVSQVFPKNFYTVANSYVWGVGNVVGGSAGTALVTALIGVGMSLYTSFYIMLGLAVVSMALIPLIPRRKGSF
- a CDS encoding MFS transporter, whose translation is MSPSPMRRYLPVLTSLSVLTMYVEMVVLPSLYHIETQFDVSSSEAAWVLSAETLGGLLVSPVIGKTADAYGKKRTLLSILAIYTASVIFTSISPSFAFLVAFRAIQGVGLAVNPIAYTILRENLDKRELPIAQGIIASTFAVGAAVALPIGSFISQYYSWQFAYQTAIPILLTMSWLIFRYIPESKVRVKEPTDYLGILLLGGAFLSAGISLTEASSWGWLSLNTLTGFLLSALFLVAFVKREKSTDTPFIELSELSNPNVAVPLVASFVSGFGLFLMFQSIIYLFELPKPEGFGMDIISTGITLAPVSLIMLVVGPLFGRLSLRVGIRPILLLTPLVAALGSLLLGIESLSYSLTTYDVVVLMFLSMVGIGGMTISRITLLMVSTSEKRLATITGTNTSMRLMGNTLGPVLASSLMDTFKVPIYEGMVRGVPLFVFLPGREAFFLIFATSAISSLITAAISTRIKEVYKRSELQRDGPRTVNESSVYTRVRES